In one Culex quinquefasciatus strain JHB chromosome 2, VPISU_Cqui_1.0_pri_paternal, whole genome shotgun sequence genomic region, the following are encoded:
- the LOC6054221 gene encoding cytochrome P450 6a2 yields MWLVLLTWLAIALPLGAFAWFKKRFRFWSDRGVEFIEPELPYGNFKTLGKVEHIAPITKRHYEYFKTKGVPYGGVFMLSSPLLYILDVKLIKTLLVKDFGYFPNRGVYFNERDDPLSAHMFAIEGQKWKTLRNKLSPTFTSGRIKMTFPLVVEVCKQFCDHLEEVVQGVNEVEMHDLLSRYTIDVIGTCAFGIECNSFRDPDNEFRRYGKIAFDKLPHSPLVVYLMKAFRKYANALGMKMLHEDVSSFFSNVVRDTIDYREKNSVVRNDFMDLLLKLKNTGRLEEAGEEIGKLSFDEIAAQAFIFFNAGFDTSSTAMTYTLYELALNREAQEKARKCVLDIFAANGGQLTYESVANMGYLDQCISETLRKHPPVAILERNADKDYRIPDTDLVIAKGRKIMVPIFAMHHDAEHFPDPEAYKPERFSPEEVAQRDPYCYLPFGEGPRICIGMRFGQIQARVGLANLLRRFRFSVCDRTQIPVKYSRTNFILGPANGVWLKVEKL; encoded by the exons ATGTGGCTTGTACTACTAACCTGGTTGGCGATCGCGCTCCCCCTGGGAGCCTTTGCTTGGTTCAAGAAGCGGTTCCGCTTTTGGTCCGACCGTGGCGTCGAGTTCATCGAGCCGGAGCTGCCGTACGGGAACTTCAAGACGCTCGGGAAGGTCGAGCACATTGCCCCGATCACGAAGCGACACTACGAGTACTTCAAGACGAAGGGCGTTCCGTACGGGGGTGTGTTCATGTTGAGTTCACCGCTGCTGTACATTTTGGACGTGAAGCTGATTAAGACGCTGCTGGTGAAGGATTTTGGGTACTTTCCGAACCGTGGGGTGTACTTTAATGAGCGGGACGATCCGCTGTCGGCGCACATGTTCGCGATCGAGGGTCAAAAGTGGAAAACGCTGAGGAACAAGCTGTCGCCGACGTTTACCAGTGGGCGGATCAAGATGACCTTCCCGTTGGTGGTGGAGGTGTGCAAGCAGTTTTGCGACCATTTGGAGGAGGTCGTGCAAGGTGTGAATGAGGTGGAGATGCACGATCTGCTGTCGAGGTACACGATCGATGTAATTGGGACGTGTGCGTTTGGGATCGAGTGTAACAGCTTCCGTGATCCGGACAATGAGTTCAGAAGGTACGGGAAGATCGCGTTCGATAAACTGCCGCACTCTCCGTTGGTGGTTTACTTGATGAAGGCCTTTAGGAAGTACGCAAATGCGCTGGGGATGAAGATGCTTCACGAGGATGTGAGTAGCTTCTTCTCAAACGTGGTGCGTGATACGATCGATTACCGGGAGAAGAACAGCGTAGTCCGTAATGACTTTATGGATCTTCTGTTGAAGCTGAAGAACACCGGAAGGTTGGAGGAAGCTGGAGAGGAGATCGGAAAACTCTCATTTGATGAGATCGCCGCTCAAGCATTCATCTTCTTCAACGCTGGCTTTGACACTTCTTCAACCGCGATGACCTACACGCTGTACGAACTCGCCCTGAACCGGGAAGCTCAGGAGAAGGCTCGCAAGTGTGTGCTGGACATCTTCGCCGCCAACGGCGGTCAGCTGACGTACGAGTCCGTCGCCAATATGGGCTATCTCGACCAGTGTATCAGCG aaacCCTCCGCAAACATCCCCCGGTGGCCATCTTGGAGCGCAACGCCGACAAGGACTACCGGATTCCGGACACCGACCTGGTCATCGCGAAGGGACGCAAGATCATGGTGCCGATCTTTGCGATGCACCACGACGCGGAGCACTTCCCGGATCCTGAGGCGTACAAACCGGAGCGATTCTCGCCGGAAGAGGTCGCCCAGCGGGATCCGTACTGCTACTTGCCGTTTGGGGAGGGACCAAGGATTTGTATTGGGATGCGGTTTGGGCAGATTCAGGCTCGGGTTGGGTTGGCGAACTTGTTGAGACGGTTCCGGTTTTCGGTATGCGATCGTACGCAGATTCCGGTGAAGTACTCGAGAACGAACTTTATTTTGGGGCCGGCCAACGGAGTTTGGTTGAAGGTTGAGAAGCTGTAA